One Isoptericola dokdonensis DS-3 genomic window, AGGCGGTGCGGATGCTGAAGTTCGCGTTCAACCTGGCGGACGACGGCCTCATGGGCCAGCAGGTGTTCGCCGGGGAGGCGACACGGCTGGCGTACATGACCGACGAGGCCGTCGAGGGCCGCGACGCGTTCCTCGGCAAGCGCGACCCGGACTGGTCGCGGTTCCCCTACGCCTACTGACGGCGCGGACGGGAGTCAGGAGGTGGACCAGGAGCCGGTCGCCGACGGCATGAGCTCCACCCAGGTGCGGCCGGGCGCGAGCTCGACGACGGCACCGTCGACGGTGAGCACGACCGGGTCCTGCACCGACTCCTTCGACCACTCGACCGCCAGGGTCCGCCCGCCGGTCGCGACGAGCCCCTGGCCGGACCCCACGAGCTGCGTCTCCGGCACCGGGGCGCCCGACGGGTCGCGGTAGGAGGTGTTGACGACCTCGACCTCCAGCACCACGACGTTCTCCGCGGCGTGCTGGACGCCCGAGGCCGACATCGACGGGCTCTCGCCCTCCGACCGCTGCCACGTGCCCGACTTCTTGTCCCACGCCCAGGCGCTGGTCTGCGCGGCGGACATCACGACGTCCACGCCCCGGGCCTTCGTGCCGTCGACGACGGCGGTGGCGCGGTCGGCGGCGGCCGCGAAGGCGAACTGCTGCGGCGGCGGGCTGGTCCGCTCGCCGTCGTCCTGCGCGAGGAACGCCTCCGGGTCGCCGACGACGTTGTGCGGGGCGTACCGGTTCGGGTCCCGCGAGAAGCCGGCGTCCCCGGCGTCCATGATCACCGACTGGACGCCCGCGTCCCCGACGGCGGCGATGAACGGCTGCTGCGCGCCCGAGTAGGCGAGGATCCCGTCCAGCGGGGCGACGATCGCGGGGTCCATGGGGCGCACCGAGCGCACGGGTTCCACGACGTCCGGGATGCTCGAGTGGTAGACGGCGACGTAGCGGGTGATGCCGCCCTCGACGACCTCCTCCCACACGGTGTCGGCGTCCTCCAGCCCGGTCTGCGGCCGCGCCTCGGGCGAGTTCTCGATCTTGACCGCGAGCGCGGGCCGCTCCGCGACCTCCTCGGTGCGCACGCCGGTCAGCGGCCACACGACGGGCACGGCGGGCGGTGCGGACTTCTCGGCGGAGGCCACCGGGGCGGCGACCGTCGTGGTGGGGGCGGGCTCGGGGTCGCCGGAGCAGGCGGCGAGCAGCGCGACGACGAGGAACGCACCGGCCAGGGTGGCGGGACGGCTCAGGGTCATCGGGACCTCCGGAGGTGTGTCGGCGCGCACACCCTACGTCAGGACACGCGCCAGGAGCCGTCATCACGCGGGACGAGCTCGATCCAGGTGCGGCCTGGTTCCAGCAGCACCTCGCCCCCGCGCGCGAGCCGCAGCCTCAACGGCGCCTTCGCACCCTTCTTCGACCAGGTGACCTTGATCGACCGGCCGCCGCCGAGGAGCCGTCCCTCACCCTTGCCGACGAGCTCCGTCTTCGGCACGGCGGCGCCCGACGGGTCGCGGTACCCGGTGCTCGTGACGCGCACGCTCAGCAGCAGCACGTTGCGGGCCGTGACCCGCTTCCCGGACGACATCGAGGCGCGGCCGTCGTCGCTGCGGCGGTACGCCTGGTCCTTGCCGTTCCACGTCCACGTGGTGCGCTGCGCACGGGACAGCCGCACGTCGGCCTCCCGGGCACGCTTCCCGCGGCTGCGGGCGGTGCCGTCGGCGCGCTGCTCGGCGTAGGCGAGCTGGGCGGGCGGCGGCTCGGTGCGGCGGCGGTCGGCCTGCCGGGCGAAGGCCCGCACGTCGCCGTAGACGTTGTGCGGCGCCGGCCGCGACGACGACCGCTCGAACCCGCGGTCGCCGTCGTCCATCGTGAGGAGCTGGGTGCCGGTCGCCCGCACGGCACGCAGGAACGGCGGCTGGCCGCCGCTGGCGGCGAGGATCCCGTGCAGCGGCGCGACCGTGGCGGGGTCCATCGGCCGCACGGATCGCACGGGCCCGACCCGGCGGGGCAGGTCGGAGTGGTAGACGGCGACGAACCGGCTGATGCCGCCCTCCACGACCTGCTCCCACACGATGTCGGCGCGGTGCAGCCCGGTGTGTGGCCGCGAGGCCGCGGAGTTCTCGATCTTCACGGCGACGGCGGGACGCTTCGCCACCTTGTCCGTCCGGATCCCGGTGAGCGGCCAGCGCGGGTCGGGCCGCGGCTCGGGCTCCGGCGCGGGGGGTGGCACGGGGGCGGGAGGGGCGATCTTGGCGCGGGTCATGTCGGGTGCGACCGTGACCTGGGCGGCCGGCACCTCGGTGGCGCCGCAGCCGGCCAGCGCGACCATCGTCGCGAGCACCAGTGCGGTCGCGCGCGTGGGACGCATCGGGCCCCTCCTCGTCGTCGGGTGGCACCACTGTAGGGGGCGACCGGACGCCGGTGGGACGCCACCCCGGGCGGCCCCGCGGCCCGGGCGAGCGCCTATCGTGACCCGGTGAGCACCACCGACCTGCCCGCCCTCGTCGACGCGGTGGCGCGCGCGCTCGACGGCGGCCCTGCCGTCTCGCCGCTCCCCCGTCTGAGCACGACCGCACCGCCCGCGGGCACGGCGGTCGTGGTCCGCACGTCCGGGTCGACGGGGACGCCGCGCGAGGTCGCCCTCAGCGCACCGGCGCTGCGGGCGTCGGCGACGGCGACGCACGCGCGGCTCGGAGGTCCCGGCCGCTGGGTGCTCACCCTCCCGCCGACCCACGTCGCCGGGGTGCAGGTGGTGGTGCGCTCGCTGCTCACCGGCCGGGCGCCCGTCGCCGCCCCCGCAGGCGAGCGCTTCACCCCGGCCGGGCTGGCGGCCCTGCTCGCCGAGCCGTTGCGCGACGACGACCCCGTGCACGTCTCGCTCGTGCCGACCCAGCTGCACCGGGTCGTCGAGGCGGCCGACGGCGGCGAGCCTGCGGCGCTGCGCGCCCTGGCCCGCTGCGGCGCCGTGCTGCTGGGCGGGGCCGCCACCCCGCCGCAACTGCTGGAGCGCGCCCGCGACGCCGGCGTGCCGGTGGTGCGCACGTACGGGATGTCCGAGACGGCCGGCGGCTGCGTGTACGACGGCGTGGCCCTGCCGGGCGTGCGGGTGCGCCTCGCCGACGGCGTCGTCGAGCTCGCCGGGCCGACGCTCGCCACCGGGTACGTGGGCGACGACCACGCCACCGCCGCGGCCTTCCACGACGGACCCGACGGACGGTGGTTCCGCACGAGCGACCTCGGTGCGCTGGACGGCGGCGTGCTCCGGGTGCTGGGGCGGGCCGACGACGTCGTGGTCACGGGCGGCGTCAACGTGGCGCCCGCCGCTGTGGAGGTGGTGCTGGGCGACCTGCTGGGCACCGAGGTGTGCGTGGTCGGCGTCCCCGACGACGAGTGGGGGCAGGCGGTCGTGGCGGTCGTCGTCGAGCGGGACCAGGACGCCGCCCGTGCCGGCGGCCGCGACGGCGCGCCGCGGCCTCTCGACGCCGCCGGGCTGGCGCGGGTGCGTGCCGTCGTCGCGGATAGGCTGGGCCCGGCCGCCGCGCCACGACAGGTGTTCCGGGTGCCCGCGCTCCCGCTGCGCGGACCCGGGAAGGTCGACCGCGCTGCCGTCGTCGACCTGGTGCGTCCGCGCACCGCCTGCTGAGAGGAGCACGCATGGCCACGCCCGCCGAGTGGGTCGCGGGATCGCGCCCGCGCACGCTGCCCGCCGCCGCCGCACCCGTCCTGGTCGGGTCCGGCGCGGCCGCGCAGGTGGACGCGTTCGCCTGGCTGCCCGCCCTGCTCGCCCTGGGTGTCGCGCTCGCGCTCCAGGTGGGCGTGAACTACGCGAACGACTACTCCGACGGCGTGCGCGGCACGGACCTGGACCGGGTGGGCCCGCTGCGGCTCACGGCCTCGGGCGTCGCCCGGCCGGGGCAGGTCAAGGGGGCGGCGTTCGCGTCGTTCGGGGTCGCCGGGGTCCTGGGGCTCGCGCTGTGCGCCGTCAGCGGCCACTGGTGGCTGCTCGCCGTCGGCGTCCTGTGCGTCGCCGCGGCCTGGTTCTACACCGGCGGCCGCCGCCCCTACGGCTACGCGGGGCTGGGCGAGGTCGGGGTGTTCGTCTTCTTCGGCCTGGTCGCCACCCTCGGCACCACGTACACGCAGGCCGACCGCCTGACGTGGCCGGCCGTGCTGGGTGCCGTCGGCGTCGGGCTCATCGCCTGCGCGCTGCTCATGGTCAACAATGTCCGCGACATCCCCACCGACGTCCTGGCGGGCAAGCGCACCCTGGCCGTGCGGCTCGGCGACCGCCGGGCCCGCCGCCTGTACGCCCTGTGGATCGTGCTGCCGGTGCTGCTCGCCCTGGTGTGCGCGCTGTGGAACCCGTGGGTGCTGCTCGTCGGCGTGCTGCTCCTGCCGGCGGTGCTGCTGGTCCTCCCGGTGCTCGCCGGGGCGCACGGCCGCGCGCTGGTCCCGGTCCTCGCGGGCACCGGGATGTTCGAGCTCGCCTACGGCGTGCTGCTGGGCGTCGGCCTGGCGCTCTGACCCCGCCCCGGCGACGCCGGGCCGGTGGGGTCGGGGCGCCTCAGCGCTCGGACGTGGCCGGCGGGTCGACGCGGCGCGGCTCGAACGCGGCGTCCTCCGCGGCGGCGTCGTCCGCGGCGATCGAGTCGACGGTCGTCTGCTCCCGGCCCCGGCGGGCGGCCCGCTGCTCGGCGCGCCGCGCCATCCACGCCGTCGCCGCGTCCCGCTGCCTCGGCAGCGCGAGGTAGGACACGGCGAAGGCCACGACCACGGCGACCAGGGCGAGCAGCCAGCCGCGCACACCGACCGCGTAGGCCAGCGCGAAGGCGGCCACGAGGATCAGCAGGCGCAGCACGGTGTAGGTCACGAGGGGCACCGTCCCAGCGTAGTCCGGCCGTCGCGGCCTCCGGGACGAGGGCCGTGCCGGAGAACCCCGTGCGGCAACTAGGCTGGACGCATGTCGCGTGTGCTGGTGGGAATCGTCGTCGTCGGGCTCCTCGTCTACGCCCTGTCCGACCTGGCGAGCTCCGAGGACGAGGACAAGGGCGGCCTGCCCACCTGGCTGTGGGTGCTCGTCATCGTGCTGCTGCCGATCTTCGGCCCGCTGACCTGGATCATCGCCCGCCAGGCGCGCAAGCGCCGCGGCGGTGCCGGCGGCCGCACCGCGCGCCCCGGTCGCGGCCCGCGCCGCCCGTCCGGGCCGATCGCCCCCGACGACGACCCCGAGTTCCTCTGGCGGCTCGAGCAGGAGAAGCGCAAGCGCCGACGTGACCAGGGCGACAGCGGCGGCTCGGGCGGGTTCGGCGGTCACGACTCCGGTGACACCGGCGGCGGGAGCGACGGCGGCGGTGGCGGCGGGGACTGATCGTCCCCGCACCGGTCACGGGACGCACGAAGGGCGGGGGACCTCACCGGTCCCCCGCCCTTCGTGCGCCCGCCGCGTCGTGCGGCGCCCCGGTCAGCTGATGCCGGAGTACGAGTGCTTGCCGTTGAAGATGAGGTTCACGCCCGTGAAGTTGAACAGCACGCAGGCGTAGCCGACGACGACGAACCAGGCGGCGCGGCGCCCGGACCAGCCGCGGGTGGTGCGGGCGTGCAGGTAGGCGGCGTAGATCACCCAGATGACGAAGCTCCACACCTCCTTGGGGTCCCAGCCCCAGTAGCGGCCCCAGGCGTCCTCGGCCCAGATCGCGCCGCCGATGATGGTGAACGTCCACAGCACGAACGCGACGGCGTTGAGGCGGAACGACATCGACTCCAGCAGGGTGGGCGTCGGGGTGCGGTCGAGCCAGCGGAAGCCGGGGCGGGCCAGGAACGGGGAGTTCTCGTCGCGCAGGTCGCGCAGCAGCTGCAGGACGGACAGCACGAAAGCGACGGTGAAGATGCCGGTCGCGGTGATCGCGACCCCGACGTGCAGCACCAGCCAGTAGTTCTGCAGGGCGGGCTGCACACCCGTCGCGGCGACGTGGAACGCGTTGAGCCCGAGCACGAGGAACAGCGTCACCAGGCCGGTGACGAACGCGCCGAGGAACCGCACGTCGCGGCGCAGGTTCCACCCGAGGAACACCGCCATCGCGACGAACGACCCGACGAGCGTGAACTCGTACATGTTCGCCCACGGGGTGCGCCCGGCGGCCAGGCCGCGCAGCACGATCCCGACGAGCAGCAGACCGGTGCCCAGCCACGACGTCGACATCGCGATGCCGACCGCCCGGCGGGGCGGGGCCGGCGTCGCGCCGGCGGGGTCCTGCGCCACGGCGGGAGCACCCGCGCCCACGGCGACCGCGGTGGCCGCCCGAGCGCTGACCTTCTCGTCGGAGCGACGGCCCAGGTCGACGGCGAACGCGATCATCGCGATGGCGAAGGTCGTCGCGGCGGCCCAGACGAGCAGGTCGCTCAGCTCGGCGATCTCCATGTCAGTCTTCCGTCCCTTGTTCGGTGGGGCTGTCGGGGGTGGTGACGCCCGGCACGGCGGCGCGCGTCCGGTCGACCTCGCCGTCCAGGCCGGCGTCGTCCCCGCGGGCCAGGCCCGCGATCTCGACGTGCGTGACGCCGCCGTCGCTCCATGATCGCACCCAGACGCGGCGGCGCGGGAGGAACAGCGAGCCGGTCAGTCCGGCGAGGGCGAGCAGCGCGAACGTCAGCACCCAGGCCAGCGACGGGTCGTGGCGCAGGTCGAGCGCCACGAACCGGGGGACGTCGCCGTCGGCGAAGCTGATGGTGCCGAGCCCGTCGGGCAGGTCCACGGTGTCGCCGGGTTCCAGCAGCAGCGTGACCCGCTCGCCGTCGTCGTCGAGCGACGGGGTGAGCTCGGCGGTGTCGAGGCGGTACACGTTCTGCGGCACGCCCTCGTCGAGGCCGAGGTCGCCGCGGTACACCTCGAGGACGAGCAGCGGGGCCTCGGGCAGCGGGAACGCGGAGCGGGCGGAGCCGTCCTCCTCGATGACCGCGGTCGGCAGGAAGTACCCGACCAGGCCGATCTGCTCCAGCCCGTCCGAGACGTCCGGCACCTTGACGACGCCGCGCGAGGTGTAGACCTGGTCCTCCGGGATGAAGGGCACGCGCCCGGAGAACGCGACCTCGCCCGCGGAGTCGGTCACGGTGATCTCGGGGGCGTAGCCGTTGCCCTGGAGGTAGATCTTCGCGCCGTCCACCTCGAGCGGGTGGTTGACCTTGATCGACTCGGCGCTCTCGGTGCCGTCGGGCTCGCGGATCGTCACGTCCGCGGTGAAGTCGCGCGACTGCGCGAACGCGACCGTGTCGGTGGCGAACTCGGAGGTGAACGCGTCGAGCGTCATCGAGAACGGCACGAGGGAGTCCTCGGCGAACCAGGCGCCGGACTCGAACGTGTCGTAGTCGACGACGGCGTTCGCGAAGCCGCGCCCCTCGGTGACGATCGCCTGGCCGCGGTAGTGCAGGAGCTGGCCCACCCCGACGGAGACCACGAGGCCCACCAGCGCCAGGTGGAACAGCAGGTTGCCGGTCTCGCGCAGGTAGCCGCGCTCGGCGGCGACGGTCCGGGTGGCCGGCCGGGCGGGGATCCGGCCGCGGGCCGCCCGGGCCTCCTCGGACCCGGTCTCGACCCGGAACGAGGGCAACCACCGCAGCCGGCCGCGCAGGTGCGTGGCGACGGCGCCGGTCACCTCGTCCGGCGTCGCGGACGTCGTGGCGGTCACGTGCGCGGGGAACCGCTCGAACCGTGCCGGGGTGCGCGGGGGGCGCGAGCGCAGCGCCCGGCCGTGGGAGAGGGTGCGCGGCACGATGCAGCCCACCAGGGACACCAGCAGCAGCAGGTAGATCGCGGAGAACCAGGGCGAGGAGTAGACGTCGAAGAACCCGAACCGGTCCAGCCACTCCCCCGCGGTGGGGTGCTCGCCGAGGTACTCGACGACGGCCGCCGGGTCCTGGGGACGCTGCGGCAGGATCGAGCCGGGCACCGCCGCGACCGCCAGCAGCATGAGCAGCATGAGCGCCACGCGCATGCTGGTGAGCTGGCGCCACGTCCACCGGAGCGTGCCGCGCCAGCCGAGGGCGGGGGCCTGCGGCGCCGCGCCGGAGCCCGGGGTGCCGCCGTCTGCCTGCTCGGGCTCGGCGCCCCCGGTCGTGAACTCGTCCGCGATCCCGTCGGGACGGTACGTCTGCCCTGCCATCACACCACCGTCGTGTATCCGCTGATCCAGCTCTGCAGCAGGCTCGTCACCGTGCCCCACACGCCGGTCACCATGGCCAGGCCGATGACGACGAGCAGGCCGCCGCCGAGCCGCAGGACGGCGAGCCGGTGCCGCCGCAGGAAGCCGAGCATCTTCTGGGAGGACTGCAGGCCGAGCGCCACCAGCAGGAACGGCACGCCGAGCCCCACGCAGTACGCGACGCCGAGCAGCAGCCCGCGCGTCGCCGACGCCTCGTCCAGCGCGAGGGACTGCACGGCCGCGAGCGTGGGGCCGAGGCACGGCGTCCAGCCCAGCCCGAACACCACGCCCAGCAGCGGCGCCCCCCACAGCCCGGCCTGCGGGCTGACGTGCAGCCGCCGCTCCCGCTGGAGGAACCCGATGCCGCCGAGGAACGCGACGCCCATCACGATGACGAACACGCCCAGCACCCGGATCAGCACGTCCTCGTAGCGCACGAGGTAGGCGCCCACGGCGCCGGCGGCGGCCATGAGCGCCACGAAGACCACGGTGAACCCGAGCACGAACAGCGCGACACCGGTCACGACGCGGCTGCGCGCGGGTGCGCGCGTCGCCGTCGTCGTGCCGCCGCCGGTGCCCGCGTTCGCCGCGGCCATGCCGCCGACGTACCCGACGTAGCCGGGCACCAGCGGCAGCACGCACGGGGACGCGAACGACACGATCCCGGCGAGCAGCGCGATGGGGACGGCGAGCAGCATCGAGCCGCTCATCGCCGTCGTCTGGAACGCCTCGCCCACGTCAGTCGCCCTCGGTGGACGTCGTGGTGCCCGCCACGGCGTCGTCGATGAGGGCCTCGAGCGTGGAGCCCGCGACCTGCCCGACGACGCGGGCCGCGACGCGGCCGTCGGCGTCCAGCACGACCGTCGACGGGACGGCCCGCAGCGGGACGACGCCGGACAGTGCCGCCACGACCTGCCCGCTGCGGTCCT contains:
- the ccsB gene encoding c-type cytochrome biogenesis protein CcsB, which produces MEIAELSDLLVWAAATTFAIAMIAFAVDLGRRSDEKVSARAATAVAVGAGAPAVAQDPAGATPAPPRRAVGIAMSTSWLGTGLLLVGIVLRGLAAGRTPWANMYEFTLVGSFVAMAVFLGWNLRRDVRFLGAFVTGLVTLFLVLGLNAFHVAATGVQPALQNYWLVLHVGVAITATGIFTVAFVLSVLQLLRDLRDENSPFLARPGFRWLDRTPTPTLLESMSFRLNAVAFVLWTFTIIGGAIWAEDAWGRYWGWDPKEVWSFVIWVIYAAYLHARTTRGWSGRRAAWFVVVGYACVLFNFTGVNLIFNGKHSYSGIS
- a CDS encoding PLD nuclease N-terminal domain-containing protein, producing MSRVLVGIVVVGLLVYALSDLASSEDEDKGGLPTWLWVLVIVLLPIFGPLTWIIARQARKRRGGAGGRTARPGRGPRRPSGPIAPDDDPEFLWRLEQEKRKRRRDQGDSGGSGGFGGHDSGDTGGGSDGGGGGGD
- a CDS encoding 1,4-dihydroxy-2-naphthoate polyprenyltransferase, translated to MATPAEWVAGSRPRTLPAAAAPVLVGSGAAAQVDAFAWLPALLALGVALALQVGVNYANDYSDGVRGTDLDRVGPLRLTASGVARPGQVKGAAFASFGVAGVLGLALCAVSGHWWLLAVGVLCVAAAWFYTGGRRPYGYAGLGEVGVFVFFGLVATLGTTYTQADRLTWPAVLGAVGVGLIACALLMVNNVRDIPTDVLAGKRTLAVRLGDRRARRLYALWIVLPVLLALVCALWNPWVLLVGVLLLPAVLLVLPVLAGAHGRALVPVLAGTGMFELAYGVLLGVGLAL
- a CDS encoding AMP-binding protein produces the protein MSTTDLPALVDAVARALDGGPAVSPLPRLSTTAPPAGTAVVVRTSGSTGTPREVALSAPALRASATATHARLGGPGRWVLTLPPTHVAGVQVVVRSLLTGRAPVAAPAGERFTPAGLAALLAEPLRDDDPVHVSLVPTQLHRVVEAADGGEPAALRALARCGAVLLGGAATPPQLLERARDAGVPVVRTYGMSETAGGCVYDGVALPGVRVRLADGVVELAGPTLATGYVGDDHATAAAFHDGPDGRWFRTSDLGALDGGVLRVLGRADDVVVTGGVNVAPAAVEVVLGDLLGTEVCVVGVPDDEWGQAVVAVVVERDQDAARAGGRDGAPRPLDAAGLARVRAVVADRLGPAAAPRQVFRVPALPLRGPGKVDRAAVVDLVRPRTAC
- a CDS encoding DUF4229 domain-containing protein; the encoded protein is MPLVTYTVLRLLILVAAFALAYAVGVRGWLLALVAVVVAFAVSYLALPRQRDAATAWMARRAEQRAARRGREQTTVDSIAADDAAAEDAAFEPRRVDPPATSER
- the resB gene encoding cytochrome c biogenesis protein ResB, yielding MAGQTYRPDGIADEFTTGGAEPEQADGGTPGSGAAPQAPALGWRGTLRWTWRQLTSMRVALMLLMLLAVAAVPGSILPQRPQDPAAVVEYLGEHPTAGEWLDRFGFFDVYSSPWFSAIYLLLLVSLVGCIVPRTLSHGRALRSRPPRTPARFERFPAHVTATTSATPDEVTGAVATHLRGRLRWLPSFRVETGSEEARAARGRIPARPATRTVAAERGYLRETGNLLFHLALVGLVVSVGVGQLLHYRGQAIVTEGRGFANAVVDYDTFESGAWFAEDSLVPFSMTLDAFTSEFATDTVAFAQSRDFTADVTIREPDGTESAESIKVNHPLEVDGAKIYLQGNGYAPEITVTDSAGEVAFSGRVPFIPEDQVYTSRGVVKVPDVSDGLEQIGLVGYFLPTAVIEEDGSARSAFPLPEAPLLVLEVYRGDLGLDEGVPQNVYRLDTAELTPSLDDDGERVTLLLEPGDTVDLPDGLGTISFADGDVPRFVALDLRHDPSLAWVLTFALLALAGLTGSLFLPRRRVWVRSWSDGGVTHVEIAGLARGDDAGLDGEVDRTRAAVPGVTTPDSPTEQGTED
- a CDS encoding DUF3048 domain-containing protein; translation: MRPTRATALVLATMVALAGCGATEVPAAQVTVAPDMTRAKIAPPAPVPPPAPEPEPRPDPRWPLTGIRTDKVAKRPAVAVKIENSAASRPHTGLHRADIVWEQVVEGGISRFVAVYHSDLPRRVGPVRSVRPMDPATVAPLHGILAASGGQPPFLRAVRATGTQLLTMDDGDRGFERSSSRPAPHNVYGDVRAFARQADRRRTEPPPAQLAYAEQRADGTARSRGKRAREADVRLSRAQRTTWTWNGKDQAYRRSDDGRASMSSGKRVTARNVLLLSVRVTSTGYRDPSGAAVPKTELVGKGEGRLLGGGRSIKVTWSKKGAKAPLRLRLARGGEVLLEPGRTWIELVPRDDGSWRVS
- a CDS encoding DUF3048 domain-containing protein; this translates as MTLSRPATLAGAFLVVALLAACSGDPEPAPTTTVAAPVASAEKSAPPAVPVVWPLTGVRTEEVAERPALAVKIENSPEARPQTGLEDADTVWEEVVEGGITRYVAVYHSSIPDVVEPVRSVRPMDPAIVAPLDGILAYSGAQQPFIAAVGDAGVQSVIMDAGDAGFSRDPNRYAPHNVVGDPEAFLAQDDGERTSPPPQQFAFAAAADRATAVVDGTKARGVDVVMSAAQTSAWAWDKKSGTWQRSEGESPSMSASGVQHAAENVVVLEVEVVNTSYRDPSGAPVPETQLVGSGQGLVATGGRTLAVEWSKESVQDPVVLTVDGAVVELAPGRTWVELMPSATGSWSTS
- a CDS encoding cytochrome c biogenesis CcdA family protein, encoding MGEAFQTTAMSGSMLLAVPIALLAGIVSFASPCVLPLVPGYVGYVGGMAAANAGTGGGTTTATRAPARSRVVTGVALFVLGFTVVFVALMAAAGAVGAYLVRYEDVLIRVLGVFVIVMGVAFLGGIGFLQRERRLHVSPQAGLWGAPLLGVVFGLGWTPCLGPTLAAVQSLALDEASATRGLLLGVAYCVGLGVPFLLVALGLQSSQKMLGFLRRHRLAVLRLGGGLLVVIGLAMVTGVWGTVTSLLQSWISGYTTVV